A segment of the Daphnia pulex isolate KAP4 chromosome 10, ASM2113471v1 genome:
GCCGAATACTGAGCCAATGTCAACAGGTTGAAGTGGAATTTCAGGTGTTTCGGCATTTTTCTTGAGTTTGGAGGCTGAAACAACAGTCTCCTTCTTTGGTATATCTtccacttttgttttctttaagaaCGCAGGTTTCATGATAGACCCTTCCGAGTCTGAATCTGTGGAGTCAACAAGAACCATggctttcttctttcgtttcccTGCATCCTCGTCTTTCAAATCCATGCTGAACCCGGTGATTTCGACGATTTCGGGGCGATCGACgtgaaaaaatttcgaatgtCTCCCTTAACTGCAGCAGTTTTGGGACTTTTGGGAGGCTGTCACGtgacaaaaaccaacaaacataGTAAATACGTGctcaaaaccaaaattttaacCAATAATAAATACCATGATGACCAAATAACCTTTCCAATGATTCAACAATCAACGATCGTAATACTTAAAGACATAAACTCAACGTTTTCgagtttttcttaatttaagagaagaagagacgaCGATTGCTTTCAAAAGgcatggactacttaagctagaggacgggaccctcgtcctatcccgccgtgttatagcttgtcgggtgaatttttaatcatatttttttaagaagggtcaatcgatagagatttaaaaagctaTTCTAAGTCTCTAAAGCTCCTTTCTTGtgaagatatttaaaaaaaaagatatttgcgcTTAAATTTTGAGGGGAACGGGAGAGGTGCtcgttggttgtctccacctagcgctaagaattctaaactatggtttttagaaacaaacagaatccagagaatcaccagagaatcacagatagcagacgcacctaatcaaaccaaaccaaaGCAAAACCAGAGAATCATAGAGTGGTAAACCAACAATCACCGCTAGGCGGCGACAACTAACGAGCACCTCCGtcaatttctaattagaatatcatcgaaattaaatatttgccgcatagggataatttaataaaCTATAGCTCATTTCTAAAGCTCTATTGatttcagcaacaaaaaaaatggtagccgACATAGGAATTGACGAAGtgacccgtcctctagcttaagtagtccatgcAAAAGGGTGGTTGGCGTATATTCAATTTTACATGGCAACTGCGCATATGAACATGGCAACGTTGTTGACCGTGTTTTTGgcgcgaaatatttttagCGCGAAAAACTGCAGAAATTGATTCTAATCAACTGTTTCGTGTTTCCGCAATCTGCTGTTCTATCAGAATCACTCGTAAGttcaattttaaatctttcaagttaatgtttatctaaattttGAACATGTTAGATAATGGCACTTGTTCCCTTAACAACAACGATTGACAAAATAGAAGAAGCTATTTTTCAAGACGTAATGAAGCCCATTACCAGTGCCCTGTTGAAAGAGGATCCTGACGTTCACTGGACAGCTTACgggacttttttcttctgcctcGTGTGGATGGGATACAAATGTGTGCCCAGAATCTTCTATTTCTGCATGGAAAAGGCCACTGAGtggaacaacaagaaaaagaaaaaggaaccacTGCCTGGAAAAAGTGAATTGGAAGCGGCAGATCAGGTGGACAGCCAGACACAGTTAGCTGATCAGATTGCAACGTAAGTTTTTCATTACAGTCATTCAACAATATgtgtttttaacattttcctgTTTTATATAGCAAGATCCTTCAATCTTTGAACCAAAAGTTGGATGTGCTAGCTGCATCCCGGGGAACAAACAGCAAACAAGATTGAAAATTCACTTTTGTTACATTCAGTGAGTGGTTTCCAAtttgccaataaaaaaatttccactctcttgttttatttcttcttttttattggttcAAGCAGCTTCATTGCTGGCGTACAGCTAACAAAGTAACAATAGACAACATTTCGTTATAATGGACAGCAGTTTACAACCAGTTTACATCTTTGTTGCTCGGAACTTCAGTTCCACCCTTCTGAATGCAATGCCTAAGAACAAGTTGAGTTGGTGAAGACGAGTTGTCATTCATGTTCCAAATTCTGGCAGTACTATCGCCAGAGCCAGAAGCCAATAAATCAGTTGTTGGGTTCCAAGCGCAGATGAAAATTTCATATTCATGTCATTCATATTTTTGGCGCGAAAAACTGCAGAAATTGATTCTAATCAACTGTTTCGTGTTTCCACAATCTGCTCTATCAGAATCACTCGTAAGttcaattttaaatctttcaagttaatgtttatctaaattttgaaaattttagacTATGGCACCGATTCCCTTAACCACAACGATTGACGAAATTGAGGAAGCTATTTTTCATGGTGTAATGAAGCCCATTACCAGTGCGTTGTTGAAAGAGGATCTTGACGTTCACTGGACAGCATATGGGACTTTTTACTTCTGCCTCATTTGGATGGGGTACAAATTTGGGCCCCCAATTATCTATTTCTGCATGAGAAAGGCAAATGAGtggcacaagaagaagaaaccagagCATGGACAAAGTGTTTTGGAAACGGCAGATCAGGTGGACAGCCAAAGCCAGTTAGCTGATCAGATTGCAACGTAAGTTTTTCATTACAGTATTTCAACAATATgtgtttttaacatttccctttttttatagcAAAATCCTGCAATCTTTGGACCAGAAATTGGATGCTCTAATTGCAtccaaagggaaaaaggagtAAAATCAAGATTGAACATTCGTTTTGTATTACAATCAGTGGTttactataaataaaaaaaatttccactcttgtttcttttcttctctttattggTTTTAAGCAGCTTCATTGCTGACGTACAGATAACAATAGacaacatttcggcaaaatggacagcagtttaTTACAAGCAAGTAGTTTACATCTTTGTTGCTCGGAACTTCAGTTCCACCCTTCTGAATGCAATGCCTAAGAACAAGTTGAGTTGGTGAAGACGAGTTGTCATTCATGTTCCAAATTCTGGCAGTACTATCGCCAGAGCCAGAAGCCAATATTTCAGTTGTTGGGTTCCAAGCGCAGATGAAAATTTCAGATTCATGGCCACGAAGTACAGTTGATTTGCTGGCAGGTATCTCTACTCCTGTTTCCTCTTCCCGGCATTCATTGGGGTTGGCTAATAAGAAACagttgaagggaaaataagtAAGCAGTTCAGGGGATCAAAGAAAAGTATTGACTATCTTACGATATGAATGCATGGGTTCATCTCCATTGGAATTTGGTGGTTCTGTCTTTACCACTTGTGGTTTCTGATTGTTCTGCATTTGCTGTTGACTACTTGCAACATCAGGCATCACAGCATCAATGAGTGATAAGCTTTCCATGGGTTGTTCCGAACCatcctgaaaaacaaaaacatgaaaGAGTAAAAATTTGGTGGTAGATAAATTTCACCATATTTAAATTGTCACACACATCTCCAACACTGATCTCAGCTTCTGTGAAATGGAAACCAATCTGGATGATGGAGAGAAGGGCTGCTGTTTGTACCAAAGCTCCATTGATCTTGGATTGTGAAATATGTGACTCTATGCCGAAGGTGTAAGCAGAATGCTAAAAACCTATTTGAAAGGCGATCAGCAGCGATCATGACGCCATCAGGGTAGACCAATCATGACGCTACCTATTCACACAAGTGATTGTAaccacagactaagagggGAAAGACCACGATCGTCcctatagatgttattccaatgaaaagtagtagtagtagcgcaccacagcggccgatagcagaactaagattgttattacgcttTACCACCTATATATTCAAGATCCTTTGTTCTCGATTATAATTGGCTGTGATTTCGTTGTTTCTCGATCATTATCATcgacttttgaattttctcgtCTGGCTTCTGTTTCCCATATAAAAGAATAACTGCACGAAGACACAATACTCACggaacagagaaaaaaatattgaccaCAGTTACTTCATCCATGGGGAATAATGAATCGTAATTAGCCTCATTTACTGACCCACTTTCGTAGGTAGCTTCTTCTCTGAAGACAATATCACGGCtgtgaaaatattttcgtgTGAATGGGTTCCACATGCGAAAAGGTTTAGAGTTTTCACAATATCCAAATAATAGGCATTCCACAGCTTTTGAGTCCAATTTACGTCTTGTCTCGTCCAGTATATGGACAAACTCGGGCGATCCAAATCTTCTGAAGTATGATACATCTGGTCTTGATCCAGTCCAGAGATTGAATGGAGTCACATCGTTGGTACtggagatttttttgttttggatgtGTGTTGAGCACATTACTGTTTCTCCCCATAGTTCTAGTGGGACCTTCTTTCCGTACAGCATACTCCTGGCTGCTTCCATTAGTATCCGGTTTGTCCTTTTTGCGACCCCATTTTGTTGGGGAGGGGCGCTCTTCTTTCATGACTTATTCCTTCTTTGTTCAGCCACTTTTGTATTTCACTATTTAGATACTCCCCTCCGTTGTCTGATATGATGTATTTGACGTCTTTATGAATTTGCTTCTTTACTTTTGCGACGAAGTTTGAAGGGCAGTAGACTACTGGCAGAAGTCATCTCATACTTCTTCTTTAATAGATTTTGTGTGCAATTGTTAGTTGTAAATCAACTGTTGGAGCAAATACGGGCATGCGATGACAGAGAAAAAGACGAGCGTAAAATAGGCTAATGAATACAGCCATTTGATGTACTTTTTGGCGCCCTTGTAATGTTAAATCGAATCCCTGTTAGCAAATTTAGATTGCAAGAATGAAGTGTATATGTCCTCTCCGGTAGGAAGGATATCATTACTTCCTTAGTCCTTACGCGGGACATCCAATTGTCGCACCCAAGAACATCCCAACCTAGAAAACTGTGGACATCCGAATGCGACATACCCTAGACGTCCTAATAAGACAACCATGGTACGTCACTTTTGGATGGGACGAATACTAggctttaaacaaaataatgccATTCTAAATGCCTATtgaccatttaaaaaaatgctcaacaataaataaaacataatttatttttttttattcacgcaACAATATGTCACTTTGTGGGGCGCATATAATATagttaaaaacaacatttcttaATTAAGGAATACCAACGGTGATGGAAGTAGAGATACACACAATAGTTCCTTGTACAGTTCACGTTAATAAAAATGATCGCTATGATTTAATGGGAAGGAGGCTTCCAAAAGAACTGTCACACGCCACAAACTcgtattattttcattaagaaaaagtttttgttgtcgtttttatttttaattgactaCCCATACACGGCAGACTGGTTTAATACCGTTATGAA
Coding sequences within it:
- the LOC124204060 gene encoding F-box-like/WD repeat-containing protein TBL1XR1 — encoded protein: MESLSLIDAVMPDVASSQQQMQNNQKPQVVKTEPPNSNGDEPMHSYPNPNECREEETGVEIPASKSTVLRGHESEIFICAWNPTTEILASGSGDSTARIWNMNDNSSSPTQLVLRHCIQKGGTEVPSNKDVNYLLVINCCPFCRNVVYCYLYVSNEAA